From Syntrophus gentianae:
ATATCTTCTCCGCGATCGGAAAGAAGACGGAATGCTTCCTCCGCTTCTCCACCGTTGCCGGCGAGCGCGGGGCGGCGGACGCCGAGCGGGACATCCGGGGCTTCGCGATGAAGTTCTATACTGAGGAGGGCAACTGGGATCTCGTGGGAAACAATACGCCGGTCTTCTTCCTCCGCGATCCTCTCAAGTTTCCCGACCTCAACCATGCCGTCAAGCGGGACCCCCGAACCAATCTTCGCAGCGCCCTGAACAACTGGGACTTCTGGTCTTCCCTGCCCGAGGCGCTCCATCAGGTGACCATCGTCATGAGCGATCGGGGCATTCCTGCATCCTACCGGCACATGCACGGCTTCGGCAGTCACACCTTCAGTTTCATCAACGCCAAAAACCAGCGTTTCTGGGTCAAGTTCCACCTCAAGACCCAGCAGGGGATCAAGAACCTGACGGATGCCGAGGCCGAGGCCGCCATCGGCAAGTGCCGTGAGACTCACCAGCGGGATCTTTATGAGAGCATCGAAAAGGGCGATTTCCCCCGCTGGACCTTCTACGTGCAGATCATGCCGGAAGCGGATGCGGACACCTGTCCCTACCATCCCTTCGATCTGACCAAGGTCTGGTATCACGGGGATTACCCCCTCATCGAGGTGGGCGTCCTCGAACTGAACAAGAATCCGGAGAACTACTTCGCCGAGGTCGAGCAGGCGGCCTTCAACCCTGCCCACGTCGTGCCCGGTATTGGCTTCTCCCCCGACAAGATGCTCCAGGGGCGTCTCTTTTCCTACGGTGACGCCCAGCGCTATCGCCTCGGCGTCAACCATCTCCAGATTCCCGTCAACGCCCCGCGCTGCCCGTACCACAGCTACCACCGCGACGGGGCGATGCGGGTAGACGGCAACTATGGCAGCACCCTCGGTTATGAGCCCAACAGCTATGGCGAATGGCAGGAGCAGCCGGACTTCTCCGAACCGCCGCTGAAGCTGAAGGGGGATGCCTATCATTGGAATGCCCGCGAGGACGACAGCGACTACTACACCCAGCCCGGCAAACTCTTCCGCCTGATGAATCCCGAGCAGCAGGCGGCCCTCTTCGGCAACACCGCCCGTGCCATCGCCGATGCGCCGAGGAATATTCAGATCCGCCACATCGGCAACTGTCTGAAGGCCGACCCGGCCTACGGCAAAGGGGTGGCCGATGCCTTGGGCATCCCGCTGAGCGAAATCCCCGCCTGATCCCCCTTTGTCTACCTTTCTACCGGCCTGATCAGGAGGTTGCCCGAAGGACTCACCGGACAACCTCCTTTTTTTTGCAGTAGACAAATTCTTTTCCGGAAGCGTCTCTGTCCGGACTTACGATGATAAAGGATGTATAATTTTCAGGAAGTATGGTAGAAGCTCCTGCTTATTGATGGCTTTCCGACTCTCGATTTATTTATGCCCTGGTGAAGAGGCCTTTTCCCGGAAGGTTTGCAGGGTGAAAATGCTTATCGTCCGGGCAAAGCTGTCGGGGTGCTTTGAGGTGATATATATGGTAAGCAGCATTGAAAAATATCGGATCCCGGTAACCTGGATCTTCGCGATTGCTCTCTCCGCTTTGCTGCTCTTTTCGGAGAGCCGTTT
This genomic window contains:
- a CDS encoding catalase, with protein sequence MTTEKKLTTRAGAPVVDNNNILTAGPRGPQLLQDVWFLEKLAHFDREVIPERRMHAKGSGAYGTFTVTHDITQYTRANIFSAIGKKTECFLRFSTVAGERGAADAERDIRGFAMKFYTEEGNWDLVGNNTPVFFLRDPLKFPDLNHAVKRDPRTNLRSALNNWDFWSSLPEALHQVTIVMSDRGIPASYRHMHGFGSHTFSFINAKNQRFWVKFHLKTQQGIKNLTDAEAEAAIGKCRETHQRDLYESIEKGDFPRWTFYVQIMPEADADTCPYHPFDLTKVWYHGDYPLIEVGVLELNKNPENYFAEVEQAAFNPAHVVPGIGFSPDKMLQGRLFSYGDAQRYRLGVNHLQIPVNAPRCPYHSYHRDGAMRVDGNYGSTLGYEPNSYGEWQEQPDFSEPPLKLKGDAYHWNAREDDSDYYTQPGKLFRLMNPEQQAALFGNTARAIADAPRNIQIRHIGNCLKADPAYGKGVADALGIPLSEIPA